The Nocardioides panzhihuensis genome has a segment encoding these proteins:
- a CDS encoding ExeM/NucH family extracellular endonuclease — protein sequence MFSARQLLGSVVGLTAAVAGVGAVAIPTARAATTAEAVAIADIQGSGTTSPLAGKTVTTSGIVTAAYPSGGFFGFYLQTPGTGGSLDLGSHDASDALFVYQPRSAGAVTVEPGDAVTVTGAVTEYAGLTQVSVPTAGDIVTDGTGSIEPVVSQWPATGAQKESLEGMLFAPQGEVTVSNTYGVENFGELGLAQGDRPLLQPTEVARPGSDEAAAVEADNAARGIVLDDGSSTTLRPPTSRTIPYVSNTAPVVVGASVDFRGPVILSEGGSPSAPTYRLQPTKVATADPATWPADFGDVRSDAPDERKIGRADVKIASFNVLNYFTTLGDADDNNVGDGGCTAYNDRSGDGNNVRGGCDQRGAWDPADFERQQSKIVSAINALDADVVGLMEIENSARLGETPDEATSSLVAALNAAAGREVWTANPSSAELPDASGSDVITNAIIYKRSAVRRMGEARALGGQSGDDQAFGNAREPIGQIFKPVVGGAPFFFVVNHFKSKGSPGPWPGDGDTGDGQGASNESRVRQATALVSWVSSVRAQTGIADVALAGDFNAYTQEDPMQVLYEAGYADSETLSGNEEYSYSFSGLAGSLDHVLLNRHAQRRFTGSDIWSINSGESLLLEYSRYNYTGTDLHTSSPFRSSDHDPVIVGLARNGG from the coding sequence ATGTTCTCAGCACGTCAGCTGCTCGGCTCGGTGGTCGGCCTGACGGCCGCCGTCGCGGGCGTCGGTGCGGTCGCCATCCCGACCGCGCGCGCCGCCACCACAGCCGAGGCCGTCGCCATCGCCGACATCCAGGGCAGCGGCACCACCAGCCCGCTCGCCGGCAAGACCGTCACCACCAGCGGCATCGTCACCGCGGCCTACCCCTCAGGTGGGTTCTTCGGCTTCTACCTCCAGACGCCCGGCACGGGCGGCTCGCTCGACCTCGGCTCCCACGACGCCTCCGACGCGCTCTTCGTCTACCAGCCCCGCTCGGCCGGTGCAGTCACCGTCGAGCCGGGCGACGCGGTGACGGTGACCGGTGCGGTGACCGAGTACGCCGGGCTGACCCAGGTCTCGGTGCCCACCGCAGGCGACATCGTCACCGACGGCACCGGCTCGATCGAGCCGGTCGTCTCGCAGTGGCCGGCGACCGGCGCGCAGAAGGAGTCGCTGGAGGGCATGCTCTTCGCCCCTCAGGGCGAGGTCACCGTCAGCAACACCTACGGCGTGGAGAACTTCGGCGAGCTCGGCCTCGCCCAGGGCGACCGACCGCTGCTCCAGCCGACCGAGGTGGCCCGTCCCGGGTCGGACGAGGCCGCGGCGGTCGAGGCGGACAACGCCGCTCGCGGGATCGTTCTCGACGACGGCTCCTCGACCACGCTTCGCCCGCCGACGAGCCGCACGATTCCCTACGTCTCGAACACCGCGCCCGTCGTGGTCGGCGCCTCCGTCGACTTCCGCGGCCCGGTGATCCTCTCCGAGGGCGGCTCGCCCTCGGCGCCGACCTACCGGCTCCAGCCGACCAAGGTCGCCACCGCGGACCCGGCGACCTGGCCGGCCGACTTCGGTGACGTACGCAGCGACGCGCCGGACGAGCGGAAGATCGGCCGCGCCGACGTGAAGATCGCCTCGTTCAACGTCCTCAACTACTTCACCACCCTGGGCGACGCCGATGACAACAACGTCGGCGACGGTGGCTGCACCGCCTACAACGACCGTTCCGGCGACGGCAACAACGTCAGAGGCGGCTGCGACCAGCGCGGCGCCTGGGACCCGGCCGACTTCGAGCGCCAGCAGTCCAAGATCGTCTCCGCGATCAACGCGCTCGACGCCGACGTCGTCGGTCTGATGGAGATCGAGAACTCCGCCCGTCTGGGCGAGACCCCCGACGAGGCGACCAGCTCGCTCGTCGCCGCGCTCAACGCCGCCGCCGGTCGCGAGGTCTGGACGGCCAACCCGTCCTCGGCCGAGCTGCCCGACGCGTCCGGCTCCGACGTGATCACCAACGCGATCATCTACAAGCGCTCGGCTGTTCGGCGCATGGGTGAGGCCCGCGCGCTGGGTGGCCAGAGCGGCGACGACCAGGCCTTCGGCAACGCCCGCGAGCCGATCGGCCAGATCTTCAAGCCGGTCGTCGGCGGCGCCCCGTTCTTCTTCGTGGTCAACCACTTCAAGTCGAAGGGCTCGCCCGGCCCGTGGCCCGGCGACGGCGACACCGGCGACGGCCAGGGCGCCTCGAACGAGTCGCGGGTGCGCCAGGCGACCGCGCTGGTCTCCTGGGTCTCCTCGGTCCGCGCCCAGACCGGCATCGCCGACGTCGCGCTGGCCGGCGACTTCAACGCCTACACCCAGGAGGACCCGATGCAGGTCCTCTACGAGGCCGGCTACGCCGACTCCGAGACGCTGAGCGGCAACGAGGAGTACAGCTACTCCTTCTCCGGTCTGGCCGGCTCGCTCGACCACGTGCTGCTCAACCGGCACGCTCAGCGCCGCTTCACCGGCTCCGACATCTGGTCGATCAACTCGGGGGAGTCCCTGCTGTTGGAGTACAGCCGCTACAACTACACCGGCACCGATCTGCACACCAGCTCGCCGTTCCGCTCCTCCGACCACGACCCGGTCATCGTCGGACTGGCGCGCAACGGCGGCTAG
- a CDS encoding CinA family protein: MDQVEELHAALRDADATVATAESLTAGRLAAMLTDPPGASQTYRGGFVTYATELKHDLLGVPVSVIETVGVVSGECAEAMAAGAQERSGATYALATTGVAGPEEQEGKPVGTVYVGLSGPHGETSTLLGLSGSRLEIQRDTCLFAVDELLRLLRREHRRVR, from the coding sequence ATGGATCAGGTCGAGGAGCTCCACGCCGCACTTCGGGACGCTGACGCGACGGTGGCCACCGCTGAGTCGTTGACCGCCGGGCGCCTGGCTGCGATGCTCACCGACCCTCCGGGAGCGTCGCAGACGTATCGCGGTGGGTTCGTGACGTACGCGACCGAGCTCAAGCACGACCTGCTGGGTGTTCCTGTCTCGGTGATCGAGACCGTCGGAGTGGTCTCCGGGGAGTGCGCCGAGGCGATGGCTGCGGGTGCGCAGGAGCGGTCGGGGGCGACGTACGCGCTCGCGACCACGGGTGTGGCCGGGCCCGAGGAGCAGGAGGGAAAGCCCGTGGGGACGGTCTATGTCGGGCTTTCCGGTCCGCACGGCGAAACATCGACGCTACTTGGTCTGTCGGGCTCGCGCCTGGAGATCCAGCGTGATACGTGTTTGTTCGCTGTTGATGAACTACTCCGACTACTTCGGCGGGAACATCGAAGGGTCAGGTAG
- a CDS encoding beta-N-acetylglucosaminidase domain-containing protein, translating into MRERSRTSVVITACVAAAAALAATVAVAPPGVAGVASAPATAAAQPLPTISPTPRSVTRAGADLPVPGRVELVVGADTDAPARDLASRLLREHGVTRLDVVTKATGRAPLTVLLGSAERGDVRRSVGGVEVPAVAEGYAVIADASAAAVGTVTLAGRDTTGQFYAAQTLRQLFVPVEDGWRIAGAEVSDAPRMPLRGSIEGFYGKPWTHAERLDQLRFYGRMKANTYVYAPKDDPYHRERWREPYPADKLAELRELVSASTANHVRFTFALSPGNTVCYTGASDRAALKQKFQAMYDIGVRDFSLPLDDIALSFSCAEDTAAYGRATQATVGRAQAELLSWLQSSFVETHDGVQPLQTVPTQYGDLTETPYKQAWREHLAPEVVVMWTGTDVVPPSITLDQASAARELFGRKVFLWDNYPVNDFGQTAGRLLLGPYANRDAGLSEHLAGIVSNPMNQAYASKLVVFTMMDFAWNDLGWDRATSARQAARDLAGGDPRVTEAVEMFVDLNHAAPTFGPELWLPQSPELAERIAAFWKAWEARPQQALRDLRPTARLMASTPETIRDGVDDGFVADADRHLQATDLWADAMGEALAALDAIRRGDEDAAAAARSRMEALAEEASQVRSEPGKNRVEGLVMIGDGVLDRFLEDVAAEHDSWLGLPPLRNVSEGKVASQVSDWSSAYGAAKAVNGSVYDFSTTSGGEAQPWWQVDLGASYDLETVKIYNRVDCCGSRVRDYYVLVSDSPFPATLAQALADPAVTSHFEAAQAGRPTSIDLPARGRYVRVWLSTPSPTELNMAEVQVFGRSLD; encoded by the coding sequence ATGCGTGAGCGTTCCAGGACGAGCGTCGTGATCACTGCCTGCGTCGCCGCCGCCGCGGCGCTGGCAGCAACGGTCGCCGTCGCGCCGCCGGGTGTCGCCGGGGTCGCCTCGGCGCCGGCGACCGCTGCGGCCCAGCCGCTGCCGACGATCTCGCCGACACCACGCTCGGTGACCCGGGCCGGCGCCGACCTGCCGGTCCCCGGACGGGTCGAGCTCGTCGTCGGGGCCGACACGGACGCTCCGGCTCGGGACCTGGCCAGCCGGCTGCTGCGCGAGCACGGGGTGACGCGACTGGACGTGGTCACCAAGGCCACGGGCAGGGCGCCGTTGACAGTGCTGCTCGGCTCGGCAGAGCGTGGCGACGTACGTCGGAGCGTCGGCGGTGTCGAGGTCCCGGCCGTCGCCGAGGGCTACGCCGTCATCGCCGACGCGTCGGCCGCTGCGGTCGGCACGGTGACGCTGGCCGGGCGTGACACGACCGGGCAGTTCTACGCCGCGCAGACGCTGAGACAGCTCTTCGTCCCCGTCGAGGACGGCTGGCGGATCGCCGGGGCCGAGGTGAGCGACGCGCCGAGGATGCCGCTGCGGGGCAGTATCGAAGGCTTCTACGGCAAGCCGTGGACGCACGCCGAGCGCCTCGACCAGCTGCGGTTCTACGGCCGGATGAAGGCCAACACCTACGTCTACGCGCCCAAGGACGACCCCTATCACCGCGAGCGGTGGCGGGAGCCGTACCCGGCCGACAAGCTCGCCGAGCTGCGCGAGCTCGTGTCTGCCTCCACCGCGAACCATGTGCGCTTCACCTTCGCGCTCTCGCCCGGCAACACCGTCTGCTACACCGGCGCGAGCGACCGAGCCGCGCTGAAGCAGAAGTTCCAGGCGATGTACGACATCGGGGTGCGGGACTTCTCGCTGCCGCTGGACGACATCGCGCTCTCGTTCAGCTGCGCGGAGGACACCGCGGCGTACGGACGGGCGACCCAGGCCACCGTCGGCCGGGCTCAGGCCGAGCTGCTCAGCTGGCTGCAGTCCTCGTTCGTGGAGACGCACGACGGGGTGCAGCCGCTGCAGACGGTGCCGACCCAGTACGGCGACCTGACCGAGACGCCCTACAAGCAGGCATGGCGCGAGCATCTCGCACCCGAGGTCGTGGTGATGTGGACGGGCACCGACGTGGTGCCGCCGAGCATCACGCTCGACCAGGCGTCGGCCGCCCGCGAGCTCTTCGGCCGCAAGGTCTTCCTCTGGGACAACTACCCGGTCAACGACTTCGGGCAGACTGCCGGCCGGCTGCTGCTCGGCCCATACGCCAACCGCGACGCGGGGCTCTCCGAGCATCTCGCCGGCATCGTGTCGAACCCGATGAACCAGGCGTACGCCAGCAAGCTGGTCGTCTTCACGATGATGGACTTCGCCTGGAACGACCTCGGCTGGGACCGGGCGACCTCGGCCCGCCAGGCGGCTCGCGACCTCGCCGGCGGCGATCCGCGAGTGACCGAGGCGGTGGAGATGTTCGTCGACCTCAACCACGCGGCGCCGACGTTCGGGCCGGAGCTGTGGCTGCCCCAGTCACCCGAGCTGGCGGAGCGCATCGCGGCCTTCTGGAAGGCGTGGGAGGCACGACCGCAGCAGGCGCTGCGCGATCTGCGGCCGACGGCACGGCTGATGGCGTCCACACCCGAGACCATCCGGGACGGGGTCGATGACGGCTTCGTCGCCGACGCCGACCGGCATCTCCAGGCGACCGACCTGTGGGCGGACGCCATGGGTGAGGCGCTCGCCGCGCTCGACGCGATCCGCCGGGGCGACGAGGACGCCGCAGCGGCGGCACGCTCGCGTATGGAGGCCCTGGCCGAGGAGGCGTCGCAGGTCCGTTCCGAGCCCGGCAAGAACCGGGTCGAGGGACTGGTCATGATCGGTGACGGCGTCCTCGACAGGTTCCTCGAGGATGTCGCGGCCGAGCACGACTCCTGGCTGGGCCTCCCGCCGCTGCGCAACGTCTCGGAGGGGAAGGTGGCCTCCCAGGTCTCGGACTGGTCCTCCGCCTATGGGGCGGCCAAGGCGGTCAACGGCAGCGTCTACGACTTCAGCACCACCTCAGGCGGCGAGGCGCAGCCGTGGTGGCAGGTCGACCTGGGGGCGTCCTACGACCTGGAGACGGTCAAGATCTACAACCGGGTGGACTGCTGTGGCAGCCGCGTCCGCGACTACTACGTGCTGGTCTCGGACTCGCCGTTCCCGGCGACCCTGGCGCAGGCGTTGGCCGACCCCGCGGTGACCTCTCACTTCGAGGCCGCCCAGGCCGGCAGGCCGACGAGCATCGACCTGCCTGCCCGAGGCAGGTACGTCCGGGTCTGGCTCTCCACACCGAGCCCGACCGAGCTCAACATGGCCGAGGTGCAGGTCTTCGGACGGTCGCTGGACTGA
- a CDS encoding Fpg/Nei family DNA glycosylase, translating into MPEGDAVLRTARRLEKGLTGQVLTRTDFRVPQLATADLAGGTVRETLARGKHLLTRIDHRTGKWTLHTHLKMEGSWRVLEAGRRWPKPGFQARVVLRTEKTEAVGFLLGIVELVPRDQEERMVGHLGPDILADDWDPDAALERLARQPERPLFDALRDQTNLAGIGTIYAAETCFIAGISPLRTVAEAGDRLPRMLQRTRDLMQADWSRSRQMWVYGRRACRRCGGTVTVAKVGPPGEERPAYFCARCQP; encoded by the coding sequence GTGCCCGAGGGGGACGCGGTGCTCCGCACCGCCAGGAGGCTCGAGAAGGGGCTGACCGGGCAGGTGCTCACGCGGACGGACTTCCGGGTCCCGCAGCTTGCCACGGCCGACCTGGCCGGCGGCACCGTCCGCGAGACGCTGGCCCGTGGCAAGCACCTGCTGACCCGGATCGACCATCGCACCGGCAAGTGGACGCTGCACACCCACCTGAAGATGGAGGGCTCCTGGCGGGTCCTCGAGGCCGGCCGGCGCTGGCCGAAGCCCGGGTTCCAGGCACGAGTGGTGCTCCGCACCGAGAAGACCGAGGCGGTCGGCTTCCTGCTCGGCATCGTCGAGCTCGTGCCCCGCGACCAGGAGGAGCGCATGGTCGGCCATCTCGGCCCGGACATCCTCGCCGACGACTGGGACCCGGACGCCGCCCTCGAACGCCTCGCCCGCCAGCCCGAGCGGCCCCTCTTCGATGCGCTGCGCGACCAGACCAACCTCGCCGGGATCGGCACGATCTACGCCGCCGAGACGTGCTTCATCGCCGGCATCAGCCCACTGCGTACGGTCGCGGAGGCCGGCGACAGGCTCCCCCGGATGCTCCAGCGCACACGCGACCTGATGCAGGCCGACTGGTCACGCTCCCGGCAGATGTGGGTATACGGCCGCCGAGCGTGCCGGCGCTGCGGTGGCACCGTGACCGTCGCCAAGGTCGGCCCTCCCGGTGAAGAGCGCCCGGCCTACTTCTGCGCCAGGTGTCAGCCCTAA
- a CDS encoding helix-turn-helix domain-containing protein, with amino-acid sequence MVLFRRLLGEVLRAQRLERGMTLREVSAEARVSLGYISEVERGQKEASSELLASLCSALDVALSDVLRDVSDAVAIEEATILRMPVRAAADAAAA; translated from the coding sequence ATGGTGCTCTTCCGTCGACTGCTCGGCGAGGTGCTTCGTGCCCAGCGGCTCGAGCGTGGGATGACCCTGCGCGAGGTCTCCGCGGAGGCCCGAGTGAGCCTCGGTTACATCTCCGAGGTCGAGCGTGGCCAGAAGGAAGCCTCTTCCGAGCTCCTCGCCTCGCTCTGCAGCGCACTCGACGTGGCTCTCTCCGATGTGCTTCGCGACGTCTCCGACGCGGTCGCCATCGAAGAGGCCACCATCCTGCGGATGCCGGTCCGCGCCGCGGCGGACGCCGCCGCAGCCTGA
- a CDS encoding DNA glycosylase AlkZ-like family protein — translation MSDTSQALARFSDPTRTWFAAAFAAPTAAQAGAWEAIGAGRNALVVAPTGSGKTLSAFLWSIDKLLTEPPPTQKQRCRVLYISPLKALGVDVERNLRSPLVGIRQTAERLGVEAPEVRVGVRSGDTTAADRRKLTTTPPDILITTPESLFLMLTSQARETLRGVETVIVDEVHAVAATKRGTHLALTLERLDALLEKPAQRIGLSATVRPLEEVARYLGGSQPVEIVAPPAEKRWDLSVVVPVEDMTAPSPYGEDEDDDPQRASSIWPHVEEHVADLVTAHRSTIVFANSRRIAERLTARLNEIASDRVFQTGPPPAQVMAQSGQSHGAAPVIAKAHHGSVSKEQRALIEDDLKSGRLPAVVATSSLELGIDMGAVDLVVQIESPPSVASALQRVGRAGHQVGEVSRGVLFPKHRGDLAQTAVSVQRMRQGLIESMRLPANPLDVLAQQIVAATALETWDVDELFTLARKTASYATLPRSAYDATLDLLAGRYPSEEFAELRPRIVWDRVAGTVTGRPGAQRLAVTSGGTIPDRGLFGVFLVGEGTGRRVGELDEEMVYESRVGDVFALGATSWRIQDITHDRVLVTPAPGIPGRLPFWKGDSLGRPAELGEAVGAYTRELAALPAKKAEARAQEDGLDAYAAANLVTYLHEQVEATNVIPSDSNIVVERFRDELGDWRLLVHSPYGRPVHAPWALAINARIRERYGVDGQAIDSDDGIVIRLPDTDAEAPTGEIIVFEPDEIEDLVTTEVGGSALFASRFRECAARALLLPRRDPGRRSPLWQQRQRSAALLEVASQYPSFPIILEAVRECLRDVYDLPSLVGILKRIDRREISIVDVATPTPSPYAQSLLFGYVAQFLYEGDSPLAERRAAALTLDQGLLAELLGRAELRELLDPEVLAEVEAELQRLAPTRKARGAEGITDLVRTIGPLTLTEITARTAPAETSGASAETSLASAETSPTDVSTDRSDVSTDRSDVSAMLETLAAARRVVEVRVAGEARWAVVEDVARLRDGLGVAVPPGVPSAFTEPVEDPVGDLVSRFARSHGPFTAADVAARLGLGEAVVRHALARLSARGRVLDGEFRPGGSGLEWCDADVLRMLRRRSLARLRKEVEPVEPAALGRFLPAWQKTSVRKGALRGVDGVLSVVDQLAGCPVPASALESLILPARVVDYEPAFLDELTAGGEVLWAGHGTLPGTDGWVSLHPADTAELTLPPPTQVTEGPLAQRLLEALEPGGAWFFHQLARTVAADLDTTPSDADLSAALWELVWSGRVSNDTLLPLRALTRSGTPSHRSRRPPPRARGGRYAGGTRMPVRAGLPETAGRWTILPEPDPDPTKRAHAAAERLLDRHGVVTRGAVQSERTPGGFAAVYKVLSAFEESGRARRGYFVEGLGAAQFGTAGSVDRLRTFSRVESSDKPVALALAATDPANPYGAALPWPVSTSSTTDASGHRPGRKAGAIVVLVDGELAMYVERGGRTLLTWSDDPNLLEPAAEALAEAVRRGALGRLTVEKADGAPLLGSGDTPLRQALQYAGFIATPRGLRLTSQSR, via the coding sequence ATGAGCGACACGTCCCAGGCGTTGGCGCGGTTCAGCGACCCGACACGTACGTGGTTCGCCGCTGCCTTCGCGGCGCCGACAGCGGCTCAGGCCGGGGCCTGGGAGGCGATCGGGGCGGGGCGCAACGCGCTGGTGGTCGCGCCGACCGGGTCGGGGAAGACGCTGAGCGCCTTCCTGTGGTCGATCGACAAGCTGCTGACCGAGCCGCCCCCGACCCAGAAGCAGCGCTGCCGGGTGCTCTACATCTCCCCGCTCAAGGCGCTCGGTGTGGACGTCGAGCGCAACCTGCGCAGCCCCCTGGTGGGGATCCGGCAGACCGCCGAACGGCTGGGCGTCGAGGCGCCCGAGGTCCGCGTCGGGGTGCGGTCCGGCGACACGACCGCGGCCGATCGGCGCAAGTTGACCACCACTCCCCCGGACATCCTGATCACGACGCCCGAGTCGCTGTTCCTGATGCTGACCAGCCAGGCCCGCGAGACCCTGCGCGGCGTCGAGACGGTCATCGTCGACGAGGTCCACGCGGTGGCGGCGACCAAGCGGGGCACCCATCTGGCGCTGACCCTGGAGCGTCTGGACGCGCTCTTGGAGAAGCCGGCGCAGCGGATCGGGCTCTCGGCGACCGTCCGGCCGCTGGAAGAGGTCGCGCGCTACCTCGGCGGCAGCCAGCCCGTCGAGATCGTCGCGCCACCGGCGGAGAAGCGGTGGGACCTGAGCGTCGTGGTGCCGGTCGAGGACATGACCGCGCCGAGCCCCTACGGCGAGGACGAGGACGACGACCCACAGCGGGCCTCCTCGATCTGGCCCCACGTCGAGGAGCACGTCGCCGACCTGGTCACCGCCCATCGCTCGACCATCGTCTTCGCCAACTCGCGCCGGATCGCGGAGCGACTGACCGCGCGGCTCAACGAGATCGCCTCCGACCGGGTCTTCCAGACCGGGCCGCCACCGGCCCAGGTCATGGCGCAGTCGGGGCAGTCGCACGGCGCGGCCCCGGTGATCGCCAAGGCCCATCACGGGAGCGTGTCGAAGGAGCAGCGCGCGCTGATCGAGGACGACCTCAAGTCGGGCCGTCTCCCAGCGGTGGTCGCCACCTCCAGCCTCGAGCTCGGCATCGACATGGGCGCGGTCGACCTCGTCGTCCAGATCGAGTCACCGCCGAGCGTCGCCTCCGCTCTCCAGCGGGTCGGGCGCGCCGGCCATCAGGTCGGGGAGGTCTCTCGCGGCGTACTCTTCCCGAAGCACCGCGGCGACCTGGCCCAGACGGCGGTCAGCGTGCAGCGGATGCGGCAGGGCCTGATCGAGTCGATGAGGCTGCCCGCCAACCCGCTCGACGTGCTCGCCCAGCAGATCGTCGCCGCGACGGCGCTGGAAACCTGGGACGTCGACGAGCTGTTCACGCTGGCCAGGAAGACGGCGTCGTACGCGACCCTCCCCCGCTCCGCCTACGACGCCACCCTCGACCTGCTGGCCGGGCGCTACCCGAGCGAGGAGTTCGCCGAGCTGCGGCCGCGGATCGTGTGGGACCGGGTCGCGGGGACCGTGACCGGGCGTCCGGGCGCTCAGCGACTCGCGGTGACGAGCGGCGGCACCATCCCCGACCGCGGTCTCTTCGGCGTCTTTCTGGTCGGCGAGGGCACGGGGAGGCGCGTCGGCGAGCTCGACGAGGAGATGGTCTACGAGTCGCGGGTCGGCGATGTTTTCGCCCTCGGCGCGACGAGCTGGCGGATCCAGGACATCACCCACGACCGGGTGCTGGTGACCCCGGCCCCCGGGATCCCGGGGCGGCTGCCGTTCTGGAAGGGCGACTCGCTCGGCCGGCCGGCCGAGCTCGGCGAGGCGGTCGGCGCCTACACCCGCGAGCTGGCCGCCCTGCCCGCGAAGAAGGCGGAGGCGCGGGCGCAGGAGGACGGCCTGGACGCCTACGCGGCCGCCAACCTCGTCACCTACCTGCACGAACAGGTCGAGGCCACCAACGTCATCCCCTCCGACAGCAACATCGTGGTCGAGCGGTTCCGAGACGAGCTCGGCGACTGGCGGCTCCTGGTCCACTCCCCCTACGGCCGCCCGGTGCACGCACCGTGGGCGCTGGCGATCAACGCCCGGATCCGGGAGCGCTACGGCGTCGACGGGCAGGCGATCGACAGCGACGACGGCATCGTGATCCGCCTCCCCGACACCGACGCCGAGGCCCCGACCGGCGAGATCATCGTCTTCGAGCCCGACGAGATCGAGGACCTGGTCACCACCGAGGTCGGCGGGTCGGCACTGTTCGCCAGCCGGTTCCGGGAGTGCGCTGCCCGGGCGCTGCTCCTCCCCCGCCGCGACCCCGGCCGCCGCTCGCCGTTGTGGCAGCAGCGACAGCGCTCGGCCGCCCTGCTGGAGGTCGCCTCGCAGTATCCGAGCTTCCCGATCATCCTCGAGGCCGTTCGGGAGTGCCTCCGCGACGTCTACGACCTGCCCTCCCTCGTCGGCATCCTCAAGCGCATCGACCGCCGCGAGATCTCCATCGTCGACGTCGCCACCCCGACCCCGTCGCCGTACGCGCAGTCGCTCCTCTTCGGCTACGTCGCCCAGTTCCTCTACGAAGGCGACTCGCCCCTGGCCGAGCGCCGCGCCGCCGCGCTCACCCTGGACCAAGGCCTCCTCGCCGAGCTGTTGGGCCGAGCAGAGCTCCGCGAGCTCCTAGATCCCGAGGTCTTGGCCGAGGTCGAGGCCGAGCTCCAGCGCCTCGCGCCCACCCGGAAGGCCCGCGGTGCCGAAGGCATCACCGACCTCGTCCGCACCATCGGCCCCCTGACCCTGACCGAGATCACCGCCCGAACCGCCCCTGCCGAGACGTCAGGCGCGTCGGCCGAGACGTCACTCGCGTCGGCCGAGACGTCACCGACTGACGTCTCGACCGACCGGAGTGACGTCTCGACCGACCGGAGTGACGTCTCGGCGATGTTGGAAACTCTTGCCGCGGCTCGGCGGGTGGTCGAGGTGCGGGTGGCCGGGGAGGCTCGGTGGGCGGTGGTCGAGGATGTGGCCAGGCTCAGGGACGGGCTGGGGGTTGCGGTCCCTCCGGGAGTGCCGTCGGCGTTCACCGAGCCCGTCGAGGACCCTGTCGGCGACCTGGTCTCGCGCTTCGCACGCTCGCACGGGCCGTTCACGGCCGCCGATGTGGCGGCGAGGCTGGGGCTGGGAGAGGCGGTCGTCCGGCACGCCCTGGCCCGGCTCTCGGCCCGCGGGCGGGTGCTCGACGGGGAGTTCCGGCCGGGCGGGAGCGGGCTGGAGTGGTGCGATGCCGACGTGCTCCGGATGCTGCGGCGGCGTTCGCTCGCCCGACTGCGCAAGGAGGTCGAGCCCGTCGAGCCGGCAGCGCTGGGCAGGTTCCTCCCGGCATGGCAGAAGACTTCCGTACGGAAGGGCGCGCTGCGTGGGGTCGACGGGGTGCTGAGCGTCGTCGACCAGCTGGCGGGCTGCCCGGTCCCGGCCAGCGCGTTGGAGAGCCTGATCCTTCCGGCCCGGGTGGTCGACTACGAGCCGGCCTTCCTCGACGAGCTGACCGCCGGTGGCGAGGTGCTCTGGGCGGGCCACGGGACCCTGCCCGGCACCGACGGCTGGGTCTCGCTGCACCCGGCCGACACGGCCGAGCTGACCCTCCCGCCGCCGACACAGGTCACCGAAGGGCCGCTCGCCCAACGGCTGCTCGAGGCGTTGGAGCCCGGCGGTGCGTGGTTCTTCCACCAGCTCGCCCGCACCGTGGCAGCCGACCTCGACACCACCCCGAGCGATGCCGACCTCAGCGCCGCGCTGTGGGAGCTGGTCTGGTCGGGCCGGGTCAGCAACGACACCCTGCTGCCGTTGCGGGCGCTGACCCGCTCCGGCACCCCGTCGCACCGCTCGAGGCGGCCGCCGCCGCGCGCCCGCGGAGGGCGCTACGCCGGCGGCACACGGATGCCGGTGCGGGCCGGTCTCCCGGAGACGGCCGGACGCTGGACGATCCTGCCCGAGCCGGATCCCGACCCGACCAAGCGCGCCCACGCGGCCGCCGAACGACTGCTGGACCGGCACGGGGTCGTCACCCGCGGCGCGGTCCAGTCCGAGCGCACCCCAGGCGGGTTCGCCGCCGTCTACAAGGTGCTCAGCGCGTTCGAGGAGTCCGGCCGCGCCCGGCGGGGCTACTTCGTCGAGGGCCTGGGCGCGGCCCAGTTCGGCACTGCCGGCTCGGTCGACCGGCTGCGTACGTTCTCCCGGGTCGAGTCCAGCGACAAGCCGGTCGCCCTCGCGCTCGCTGCCACCGACCCCGCCAACCCCTACGGCGCCGCGCTCCCCTGGCCGGTCTCGACAAGCTCGACCACCGATGCCTCGGGCCACCGGCCAGGGCGCAAGGCTGGCGCGATCGTGGTGCTGGTCGACGGCGAGCTGGCGATGTACGTCGAGCGCGGTGGCCGCACGCTGCTGACCTGGTCCGATGATCCCAACCTCCTCGAGCCCGCCGCCGAGGCGCTCGCCGAGGCCGTCCGACGAGGCGCGCTGGGGCGACTGACGGTCGAGAAGGCCGACGGCGCTCCCCTGCTCGGCTCCGGCGATACCCCGCTCCGCCAAGCCCTGCAGTACGCCGGCTTCATCGCCACCCCGCGCGGCCTGCGCCTGACCTCGCAGAGCAGGTGA